A stretch of Acropora palmata chromosome 9, jaAcrPala1.3, whole genome shotgun sequence DNA encodes these proteins:
- the LOC141892507 gene encoding histamine H2 receptor-like: protein MLLRNQKTPVITILVLFFVIGEASPTNVTTRAVSFTSTSVIGSTVTLALVMALALLGNTLVCVAFYRSTNLHSVTNVFIVSLAITDILVAVVSIPIWLVIQNTECINNATACDSVLMTFWRCLDILFSTASIMNLCAISCDRYIAITSPLRYAQIITKTRSAIVLIFLWAYSIVTSSISLAGGVYYPILVFVVSFLLPLTVMFYSYLRIFLAALRQLRRIQPIRQAFYYKREIKAAKTLAMVMGIFIVCWTPFFVTNILVTFYKGLPVHPIITLAIKLLHYSNSALNPIIYSSTNRDFRNKILRVLPWRCGSFHSYLGEAVINYWASNFRANTGIGSMAYANDSITDMHDNESRDEIASVKKDRFTVGRKNRQNLREGSIEGHPHVISCY, encoded by the coding sequence ATGCTTTTACGAAACCAGAAAACACCTGTAATAACCATACTGGTGCTTTTCTTCGTCATTGGGGAAGCTTCGCCCACTAATGTCACCACCAGAGCTGTCTCTTTTACCTCCACGTCAGTAATTGGCTCTACAGTAACACTGGCTCTAGTGATGGCGTTAGCATTGCTGGGTAACACCTTGGTCTGTGTTGCTTTTTATCGCTCAACAAATCTTCATTCTGTTACAAACGTGTTTATTGTATCTTTAGCAATCACGGATATACTTGTTGCAGTGGTCTCTATTCCAATATGGCTTGTTATTCAAAACACAGAGTGTATCAATAACGCAACCGCTTGTGATTCAGTATTGATGACGTTTTGGCGGTGTCTAGATATTCTTTTTTCTACTGCCTCAATCATGAACCTTTGCGCAATAAGCTGTGATCGCTACATTGCTATAACGTCGCCTCTGCGATACGCACAAATTATCACTAAGACCCGTTCAGCTATAGTCTTGATCTTCCTCTGGGCATATTCAATAGTAACTTCATCCATCAGCCTTGCCGGTGGAGTGTATTACCCAATCCTGGTTTTTGTAGTTTCGTTCCTTCTGCCGCTAACAGTGATGTTTTACAGTTATTTGCGCATTTTTCTCGCTGCCTTGCGACAGTTGCGACGTATTCAACCTATACGACAAGCATTCTACTACAAACGGGAGATAAAGGCGGCCAAGACACTAGCAATGGTGATGGGAATCTTCATCGTATGCTGGACACCGTTCTTCGTTACGAACATTTTGGTAACTTTTTACAAAGGTTTACCGGTTCATCCAATAATTACATTAGCGATAAAATTGCTTCATTATAGCAACTCTGCCTTGAATCCTATTATCTACTCAAGTACCAATCGTGATTTCAGGAATAAGATATTGCGTGTGCTTCCTTGGAGGTGCGGTTCGTTTCACAGTTATCTAGGCGAAGCTGTTATCAACTATTGGGCCTCTAATTTTCGTGCAAATACTGGAATTGGTTCAATGGCTTATGCCAACGACAGCATCACTGACATGCATGATAACGAATCTCGAGACGAGATCGCTAGTGTTAAAAAAGATAGATTTACAGTTGGGAGAAAAAACCGCCAGAACTTACGGGAAGGCAGCATTGAAGGCCATCCACACGTGATATCATGTTATTAA
- the LOC141892509 gene encoding cAMP-dependent protein kinase catalytic subunit 3-like, whose product MASSSASASKKKDKRTTLVDFELSTTLGTGTFGRVLLCRDRITSEYHALKIMNIREVIRLKQVEHVQNEKSILSKIEHPFIVNLLWTHHDNTFLYMLLEYVCGGELFTYLRTAGRFNNGTGLFFGAEIVSALDYLHGNNIVYRDLKPENILLDREGHVKLTDFGFAKEVQDKTWTLCGTPEYLAPEIIQSKGHNKAVDWWALGILIYEMLVGYPPFFDDNPFGIYEKILSGKVEWPKHLETTAAKDLIKKLLVHDRTRRLGSMKNGTEDVKCHKWFKAIDWNLVYQRKLKAPIIPKLSHPGDTRNFDDYPEENWKAAPPLTGKLLDPFNDF is encoded by the exons ATGGCAAGCAGTTCCGCTTCTGCATCGAAGAAGAAAGACAAACGAACAACACTGGTCGACTTTGAGTTGTCCACAACGTTAG GCACTGGAACTTTTGGCCGGGTCCTCTTGTGCCGCGATAGGATAACTTCGGAATATCATGCGCTGAAGATAATGAATATCCGAGAAGTGATCAGACTTAAACAAGTTGAACATGTTCAAAACGAAAAGAGTATTTTATCCAAGATAGAACATCCTTTCATCGTCAATTT GCTGTGGACACACCATGATAACACGTTCTTGTATATGCTCCTGGAATATGTATGTGGGGGAGAACTTTTTACATACCTTCGCACAGCTGGTCGATTTAACAATGGAACAGGATTATTTTTTGGTGCAGAAATAGTGTCTGCCTTGGATTATTTGCAtggcaataatattgtttaccGTGACTTGAAGCCGGAGAATATTTTGCTGGACAGAGAGGGGCATGTAAAACTTACAGATTTTGGATTTGCCAAAGAAGTACAAGACAA AACATGGACTCTCTGTGGTACTCCAGAATATCTTGCTCCAGAAATTATCCAAAGCAAAGGTCATAACAAAGCTGTGGATTGGTGGGCACTAGGAATTCTAATTTATGAAATGCTTGTTGG ATACCCTCCATTTTTTGATGATAATCCATTTGGTATTTATGAGAAGATACTCTCAGGGAAAGTAGAGTGGCCAAAGCATTTGGAAACCACAGCtgcaaa GGacttgataaaaaaattattagtgCATGACCGAACAAGAAGACTTGGAAGTATGAAG AATGGCACAGAAGATGTTAAATGTCACAAGTGGTTTAAAGCTATCGATTGGAATTTAGTGTACCAAAGAAAGCTTAAA GCACCAATAATTCCAAAGCTTTCACATCCTGGAGATACTAGGAATTTTGATGATTATCCTGAAGAAAACTGGAAAGCTGCTCCACCTCTTACAGGAAAATTATTGGATCCATTTAACGATTTTTAA